The nucleotide window AGTCACCGTCAGCAGtgccgcccgccgcccaccCACAACCGGGGGCGGAGGATGAGAATGTATGGGAAGGGAGGGCGGCCCTACAGGCGGCTCAGGTAGCCAAAGAAACAtgttgacattctctctctctctctctctctctctctctctctctctctctctctctctctctctctattaagcTGAGTGTTTGACGAATGGCTGGTGCGGTGACGGCGACGACGAGAAGGCGTGGCGTGGCGGCGGCGCGGGAAGTGTACTCACGGGCGTGTAATACAGTGGCGACTCACAGGAAATGACTCAAAGGGGCACACGCGTTGCGTAGCTCACCTTCATGATACTTCACTTGGGGGAAATAGGATGACTAATTGTATTGTGCTATATGTCAATCTGTGATCGGGTAAAtatatgtactgtgtgtgtatatatatatatatatatatatatatatatatatatatatatatatatatatatatatatatatatatatatatatatatatatatatcatacctaatgtgtgtgtgtgtgtgtgtgtgtgtgtgtgtactaattcGGAAAGCCAGGTAAAAGGTGTCCAGAAATCGATACAGCATTTTGAGCCGGCCGGGTGGAGGCCCAGCCGCCCCTCCCACGCCGGCGTATATTTACGAGCCACGAGATAAGAATGTGAGCGGCGGCCGAGCTCTGTTAGCTGCACCTCATGTGCTCAGGTACACGTCTCGGTAAAATAATGAACCCAAGTTTCCTGTGAGCCCACAGCTCATTAGGTCTGCGGTCTGACAGCTGTCTGTGAGCTGTACTACATTTTGATGGATATTAAATATGTTAGTGGAAATCATGTATCATGTTTTGATTCAACCGCAAACAAGTTCAAAGATGATATTAATCGCTGTGGAATTAGTGGCATGCGGCCAGTATATCGTTGCAAGACATTTTAAGAGCTCATAATTTGCGTTTTTATTACCTTCATTGCATACGACCTACGATTTTTATCAGTTGCATGTACCAATCGTGAGAGAATCTTGTCGCGGCGAGGTGGTAGAGCGCGAGGGGCCGGCCAGGTGATGGATGCTGGTTAATGCGAGCAAGTTTGGGATCAATGGTGGCAGTGCTAGCTAGGCCGGGCACTGCTCCGTAGGCCGCCCCtacgctcctctcctcctccacacacatacacacatacacaccaaaacCAAACGGAAGGCCGCCTAAAACCTCACGAAATCGACCAAGTAGCGGGTAgcatgtggtggtgtggctggcgGGGGCAGTGAGGGCGGCGAGGCAGTGcacgctccaccaccaccatgctctGAGACCCACGCTGCCGACCGTCTTCTGTTTACGAAGCGCGATGTAAACAAAAATCGCTGTGcgtcctcctcatcttttctcttcccatcttcATCTACCTCATGTTACAGCTCGCGGCGTAGTTGACCAGTCATGTCtggggtggtggcggtgcatGTAGGTGAGTGTTGACCCCCGGAAAAGGCCTTTAGGGGCGCCCAGGGGGACATTCGAGCCTGGGGCATTTGGCGGGTGCTGCCCCGGGCTCGCATGGCCCCCTCGCTCCCGCTAAGGGCTTGTTTTATCCCGTATAAGAAAACCCCATAGCTTGTGCCTTTATTATGTGTGTCGTGGGTGATCTGTCTCAGTGTTGGGGGATGGTGCAGGCTGCAGGTCTCCGGGATGCTGCTCTGAGGGCTATGGACCTGAGCcactctgcctgcctgtctcacTCCTAGGCTTAGGGTCCAGCGTAAGGTGAGTGTGAGGCTTGATTGCTCCCTCCCGTGCCCTCATTGGTGTTTTGGTGACCCTGCCAGTATGAGTTTATGATAAGTAAGTCACCCCAACCTTGGTTGTAAATTTGTGGAGTGCAGGTGTTGTAGTTGCTCCATCCCCTGGCTTGGCATCAGTGCCCCCTGCTGTGTTGGGCTTCTTGAAGTGTCATGATTGCCCAAAaaattgtatttattattaggGATTGTGGATAATTTAAAAAACACAGGCTCTTGTTTGGAAACCAAGGGTTGCCATGCCTTGCTTGGGGTGAGGTGGTTGCACCACCCCTCACTTTTTGGGATGTCTTATGTTATTTTGACTGTCAAAAAGTGTGTAGTTACAATTTGATTAACAACAAACTCAAGAGCATGTATTGCCATGCCAGAGTAATACATTTTGGGTAGGTAGTAAGTGTGGCCAAACATCGGATGTAGAGGGCAGGTATTTATAACAAGACAGATTAACACAAAGTTTTACTGACTGAGTTTGGATGATGTGAATTTTGAGGCTTAGCAGTCTTTTCTAAAATCACTGTGAAGAGCAGGTGTGTGATGCATTGGCTACACCAGTGCTGAGTGATGCACTTTGTAGTGTTTCTGGAGATAAGATCTGTGGACCCATATTGTGTGTCATGTTTGTCCAGTTTGAACCTGCAGTCCGGTTGACAGGATAAGGATGCACCTTAGCCACTGGAGCCCATGGGCTGTGTGCAGGGTACGTGAGACTGCTGGATTTAAACTGCATGCTTTTTCGCATACTGGATAAGTGTTGTGGCGAGATCCTAGCTGTCTTTCACCAAACAATTCTTTCACTTCAGAAGACCAAAGAAATAATTATGATGAAATCAGAAAACACAGGCAGGCATGTGTCATGTTTTTTGTTGGATGTGCCGCACAGTGATTGGTGAACATGTCATCTGACAAGGAGAGTTGTGCCATTATGTTATCCTCCATATGATGTTAggttcatcctctccctcccatttcttTATATGTTTGTAGACAGTGGAtggataaataagataaaatgccTCACTATGTCTTCTTTCATACAAAGATGCCTTGAAGAGCACTTAGGATATAAGGGCTGAGAGGCTCTTTGGTACAGTGCTCAGCGTGTGGCCAAAAAGGTTCCAGGTTTGATCTTGGATCACATAAGTTTTTTGGTGAGAGGTGGCACTCTTAACCCTCTCACGTACCAGTaagtttcatatattttcttaccAGTACCTCTTCTGTTGCCGGCATTTGTGGCCTCTCCATGCACTTTGTGAAACTTTTATTTAGAagcagttttctttcctttgaaaCTCATAAATAGGCACATGTCATAAATCACAAGATTCACAAGAAAATTATCTTTGTGATGATCACATAAAAATTCTCTAAAAAGTAATTTCACAAATTTTTTCCCTCAAAAATagatatgaaaggaaaaaatgttcaCAATCTTGTAGCTCAGAACTTTTCTTGTGTGAGAGGTTTAACTCAAGTGAGCACTTTATGATCTGATATCAGCACTAACTCACTCATTTACTTAAGGGATTAGAAGAtgggagaaacaaaaatatgattTGTTCTAGATTTAGAGATATAATTCTTAAAGGTATTAGTGAAGCATGGCACAGAATTACATATAGAATGACACGTACATCTCTTCAATTGCAGTTATGGCAGAAGATGAATAAGCAGCTTATCAATAATCTCAATAGTCTTGTAATAATGTTTGCACTTTGCTATACTTTCGTAAAATGTGAATATCTTGACTTGGACATCAGTGTTAatattgtgtgtatgtttcctCAGGAGCTGGAAgtcactcctcttccctcaaaggagaatataaaaaattaatgaagaatgCATGTAATCAGGTAATGTATTCTTATTCTTGCCtgttatatatattaaatatttgTGGTTATTCATCTAATAAAATATACATTATGAAAAATCCATCCAAAGAATTTACTTGTATAAATTATAGGAAAATCCATCTAAAGAGGGATTATACATCCCTGTATGGGAATAGACATAGGTAATCTTTTTTCTTACAGTGCAACTTGTCTATATACAGAACAGCCTTAGTGTCATGAGAACAGCCCACAAAACTGTATGACTATGCACAGATTATGGAATAAGTTCATTCACCAGGATATTATTTTCACCAATTATGTTTGTATAAGTCATCTAGAGCACGTGTAACACCACTGGATGTACTGTACAGGCTATGGAAGTCCTGCGAGGGGGAGGGAATGCAGTGGATGCGGTGTGCACCGCTACACAGGTCTTGGAGGACTCACCGCGCACCAATGCTGGGTTTGGATCCTCCCTGACAGCTGAAGGTGAGAGTGTGTGGCATGGCTCAGAGATGAATGGTTATTGGTTTCACTTTGATGTCCTGCATAGATGTAACTGATGTGATAAGTGATTATCGTGTGTGCTTTTCAGTTTTATTCTGCAAGCAGTGTTAGTGTGGCATTTTTGTTGAAGTAcacatgaatgtgtgtgtgtgtgtgtgtactgttgcAGGCGGCGTGGAGTGTGATGCCAGTGTGATGGACGGACACACCCTGCGGCATGGAGCGGTGGGGGCAGTGCCGGGTGTGAGGAATCCAGTGTTGTTGGCGCGGCAGATCCTGGATGCCCAGTCTCAGCCTCTCCCTGGTGGTCTTGTCCCCCCAAGGTGTGTGTTTAGTTAGTGAGGGGACAGCTCTTTGACTCAGAAAAAATTGTTCCAAAATAAATTAGTCTTCCCTCCAGTGTTTATGGTTCATCCACCACAGatatttgatgtttttgtttatcaGAGTTGCCAGTGTGGTTTTTAATGTTTACTCATTACACagtgatttttattttgtcCTTTGTACACAATTGTTAAGTAGCTTGTGTCTGTATTCCTAGAAACAAGGTGGTGGTACCACATCATGTGTGTCATAAGGGATTACATTGTTACACATGTCAATATATAACACTTGTCTCCCTGGCTGAACAGcttcctggcggggcctggggCACAGATGTGGGCTGCCTCAAACAACGTGGAGACGTGTCAGCCCGAGGAGCTGGTGGCGGGTGAGTGGAGTTCATGGAAATTGAACTTTTTGTTAGatacttttatattattttttttataagaatgGCAAATAGGTGGGGATTTTAAGATTTTATCATTGATACTATTGTTTTCGTGTCCTTTGACCACCCTcccttaaatgtaaagaaaattactCATCAATATGACAGCTCCTACTTTTCATTCATGCCTTGGATcaattttctttgcatttaaCAGATCCATAATGCATTGCAATGTGCTCTGCCACTCACTTAGCACAGTGGTAGGTTAAACATGAGTTATGTGGCATGCTGCTCTCTTAATGGTGTGGCTTCACATGACCACATGATTCCATTGTTGTGCCACTTTTAAAATCAATCATTCATGAATTCCTTAATGACCTGCCATAGTTAAAAAAACTGATTGCTCTTTGACTGATTGTGTACATATTTTTCTATTGAAAACAAGTGCCAGTGTAAAAATTTAGAGATTAAATATAAATTGTTTTGTAGCCTGTTCTTGATGGGATGGAAAGGCAGTGAGGAAATTATTTGAGTAGTGCAATGGAAAAAGTAGGAAGACAGTTGTTTGCAGGGATATTTAGATGATTATTGGTTCAGAATATGAATGTAGAAGAATTTCAAGGTGATGGCACTGACTGTTTCCAGATCGGTCTCGGCGCATCCATGAGGAGAGCAGAAGGAACATACAGAGGCTAGAGGAGGGAGGaaccaagaggaggagatatgcactgccagaagaggaagaggaaatgcagGTTAGTGGGGAAAAACTTTTAATTTGTGCTACTATGAGAAGAAAGTCTTTGCATCTAGATATTCAGAAGAACTAAGAGTGAGAGTAGCAAGACATGTTTCAGTTGTGAAATTGTTGCTGGAAACTTAAGTGTAATGTGAATGTGAAGTCCTTGTTTTAGGTTTTTCTCAATTTAAAGTGAATATGAGACAAATATTTTGCTATAGTCAGACAAGAGTGTGAAAACTAAGCTTGATATTAATAGATGTCTTGTTCTTACCTTGAAATGGCagtgtttactgttttttttttttctccatttttcttcattaaacaGATGGACACCAGTGTCTTTGATATTGATAGACAGCTTTTTAGGGCATTAGTGTTTCTTactaactttcttttcttcttaattgaACTCATAAACTGCAGCTTTTGTTCCCTTCCTAGAGTTGAGCACTTTACAGGTTTTTTCAGCGTGGAAGTTAATGTGAGGTGCTTGTATTATTCCATATTTGCAGGGTGGTTTGTTGGACACAGTGGGAGCGGTGTGTGTGGACAGCTCGGGCTATGTGGCGAGCGCGGTGTCCAGCGGAGGACTGCTGCTGAAGCACAC belongs to Scylla paramamosain isolate STU-SP2022 chromosome 29, ASM3559412v1, whole genome shotgun sequence and includes:
- the LOC135115758 gene encoding threonine aspartase 1-like isoform X2, giving the protein MKNACNQAMEVLRGGGNAVDAVCTATQVLEDSPRTNAGFGSSLTAEGGVECDASVMDGHTLRHGAVGAVPGVRNPVLLARQILDAQSQPLPGGLVPPSFLAGPGAQMWAASNNVETCQPEELVADRSRRIHEESRRNIQRLEEGGTKRRRYALPEEEEEMQGGLLDTVGAVCVDSSGYVASAVSSGGLLLKHTGRVGQAAVYGCGCWAENNCDGSGVSIGVSTTGCGEHLIRTMFARLCARAAISPELGSNITHAVTTHFLESDFLEGVHPRMAGALILRYDPQSAVSDLYWLHTTRTMGVCYMTTNDRKPQAQFSELAEDKIGMSVNLQCKSFGGHLPITTSGELQPGPSHRGLLVPGEEEEEREKSDSSDEEEEPG
- the LOC135115758 gene encoding threonine aspartase 1-like isoform X1, whose protein sequence is MSGVVAVHVGAGSHSSSLKGEYKKLMKNACNQAMEVLRGGGNAVDAVCTATQVLEDSPRTNAGFGSSLTAEGGVECDASVMDGHTLRHGAVGAVPGVRNPVLLARQILDAQSQPLPGGLVPPSFLAGPGAQMWAASNNVETCQPEELVADRSRRIHEESRRNIQRLEEGGTKRRRYALPEEEEEMQGGLLDTVGAVCVDSSGYVASAVSSGGLLLKHTGRVGQAAVYGCGCWAENNCDGSGVSIGVSTTGCGEHLIRTMFARLCARAAISPELGSNITHAVTTHFLESDFLEGVHPRMAGALILRYDPQSAVSDLYWLHTTRTMGVCYMTTNDRKPQAQFSELAEDKIGMSVNLQCKSFGGHLPITTSGELQPGPSHRGLLVPGEEEEEREKSDSSDEEEEPG